In a genomic window of Mucilaginibacter sp. KACC 22063:
- a CDS encoding CBU_0592 family membrane protein, which produces MKLSDILASTGVVILLIAFLLNLYKKLPAQSRTYTFMNFLGAVLCCISSIMIKFYPFIILEGVWASFALVSLFNVPRGTSSDKK; this is translated from the coding sequence ATGAAACTTTCAGACATTTTAGCTTCAACAGGCGTCGTGATTTTATTAATAGCATTTCTGCTTAACCTTTATAAAAAGCTTCCGGCGCAAAGTAGAACTTATACCTTCATGAATTTTTTAGGTGCAGTACTTTGCTGCATCTCTTCTATAATGATTAAATTCTATCCATTTATCATTTTAGAGGGTGTTTGGGCATCTTTCGCATTAGTGTCATTATTCAATGTTCCACGTGGAACATCATCAGATAAAAAGTAA